The following coding sequences lie in one Candidatus Neptunochlamydia sp. REUL1 genomic window:
- a CDS encoding transposase, whose amino-acid sequence MITKIKIFSYMDNAAFHKGKFMQQRIKAAGHTLEYLPPYSPDLNPIERKWAQAKSKRRKYRCGIDELFQEH is encoded by the coding sequence ATGATAACTAAAATAAAAATTTTTAGCTATATGGATAATGCTGCGTTCCATAAAGGTAAATTTATGCAGCAAAGGATTAAAGCTGCAGGGCATACTTTAGAATATCTCCCTCCATATTCTCCTGATTTAAATCCAATTGAACGCAAGTGGGCTCAGGCAAAGTCTAAGCGAAGAAAATATCGATGCGGAATAGATGAACTTTTCCAGGAGCATTGA
- a CDS encoding DUF3604 domain-containing protein, which yields MRRSISYAEPKNALAGETKTWKFIYTPANDLPKGARLKFDLGSKGRAFDWEIPQTNLKSKKNLIWMQIPSKKALNAVEVPTPENALPQFEFTLPGDVKAGEEIAIFMGSPETTDDGKKGNRAQNHTLRRRPFNLYIDPKGKGEYKESETFHVDVKGNILHSIRIIVPSVINKNQRFDVIVRFEDAFGNLTGNAPEGTLIEFSYERLRENISWKLFVPETGFINLPNLYFNEPGIYKIKLRNLSTEEDFFSSPIKCFSSTDRQLYWGTFHGETALYDAGKNIESCLRYVRDEEAHQFYSSSSFESEAETPSDVWKGIGSHVSEFNEDDRFSTFLGMQWSGTPVEEGLRQIIYLKDSKPILRKKESKANHLKKIYKSHTPKDFIAIPMFTMGSETCFDFDNFAPEYEKVVEIYNAWGSSECTKAEGNLRPITSKGKKGMKEKAEGSIRKALNKNIRFGFVAGGLDDRGVFSNLFDAEQVQYTPGLTAILSTNHSRDGLIQAVNKRSCYATTGPRIIMGLEIAGAPMGSELNTKAKPGLEYNRHITGYAVGLDHIKEVLVIRNGKSFHTFSPKDDTFEFTFDDEEPLESVSLKPKGESPPFVYYYMRVEQEDGHIAWTSPIWIDLGAPVTLEKKKK from the coding sequence ATGCGCCGCTCCATAAGTTATGCTGAACCTAAAAACGCTCTTGCAGGTGAAACCAAGACCTGGAAATTCATCTATACCCCCGCAAATGACCTACCCAAGGGTGCGCGACTGAAGTTTGACTTAGGCTCAAAAGGACGTGCTTTTGACTGGGAAATTCCTCAGACAAACTTAAAGAGCAAAAAAAATCTTATCTGGATGCAAATCCCCAGCAAGAAAGCTTTAAATGCAGTAGAAGTCCCCACGCCAGAAAATGCCCTTCCACAGTTTGAATTTACTCTTCCTGGTGACGTAAAAGCAGGTGAAGAAATTGCTATTTTTATGGGAAGCCCCGAAACTACAGATGATGGGAAAAAAGGAAACCGTGCACAGAACCACACCTTGCGTCGTCGTCCCTTTAACCTTTACATTGACCCTAAGGGGAAGGGAGAGTATAAAGAAAGTGAGACTTTCCACGTTGATGTGAAGGGAAATATACTGCATTCAATCCGCATCATTGTCCCTTCAGTCATCAATAAAAACCAGCGTTTTGATGTCATCGTCCGCTTTGAAGACGCATTTGGGAACCTCACTGGAAATGCTCCCGAAGGAACGTTAATTGAATTTTCATATGAGCGGCTCCGAGAAAATATCAGTTGGAAGCTTTTTGTTCCTGAAACAGGATTTATTAATCTCCCCAACCTCTATTTCAACGAGCCCGGGATTTATAAGATTAAACTAAGGAATCTCTCAACGGAAGAAGATTTTTTCTCCTCACCCATCAAGTGCTTTTCTAGTACCGATAGACAACTCTATTGGGGAACCTTTCATGGAGAAACAGCTCTTTATGATGCTGGGAAAAATATTGAGTCTTGTCTCCGCTACGTGCGGGATGAAGAAGCTCACCAGTTTTACAGCAGCTCCTCCTTTGAAAGTGAGGCAGAAACTCCCTCCGATGTTTGGAAAGGGATTGGATCTCATGTCTCTGAGTTTAACGAGGACGACCGTTTCTCCACTTTCCTAGGAATGCAGTGGTCTGGAACCCCTGTTGAAGAGGGCCTCCGACAAATCATCTATCTCAAGGATTCCAAGCCTATTCTCCGAAAAAAGGAAAGTAAGGCTAACCACCTGAAAAAGATTTACAAAAGCCATACCCCTAAAGACTTTATTGCGATCCCGATGTTCACAATGGGATCTGAGACATGCTTTGACTTTGACAATTTTGCCCCAGAATATGAAAAGGTTGTAGAAATTTACAATGCGTGGGGATCTTCGGAGTGCACAAAGGCAGAAGGAAACCTCCGCCCAATCACTTCCAAAGGGAAGAAGGGAATGAAAGAAAAAGCGGAAGGGTCTATACGCAAAGCCTTAAACAAAAATATTCGTTTCGGCTTTGTTGCCGGGGGGCTAGATGACCGTGGTGTCTTTAGTAATCTTTTCGATGCAGAGCAAGTTCAATATACACCTGGACTTACTGCCATTCTATCTACAAACCACTCCCGTGATGGATTAATCCAAGCAGTAAATAAAAGATCATGCTATGCGACAACAGGACCACGCATCATTATGGGTCTTGAAATCGCTGGCGCTCCAATGGGGTCAGAGCTCAACACCAAAGCAAAGCCAGGCTTAGAATATAATCGCCATATCACGGGATATGCTGTGGGACTCGATCATATTAAAGAAGTCCTTGTCATCCGGAATGGAAAATCCTTCCACACCTTCAGTCCCAAAGATGATACTTTCGAATTTACCTTTGATGATGAAGAGCCTCTTGAAAGCGTCTCTTTAAAACCAAAGGGCGAGTCCCCTCCTTTTGTCTACTATTATATGCGCGTAGAGCAAGAAGACGGGCATATCGCTTGGACATCCCCGATCTGGATCGATCTAGGAGCTCCTGTCACTTTAGAAAAGAAGAAAAAGTGA
- a CDS encoding hemolysin family protein gives MSPESLFFPLIFILGASSITMLTKALQTLGRIQSKKEFKKKPHYFFAYNFIKRIFSHDPWDNLFYLLSFTKHLLRLLYSTTFLLYLITIFFGDVSPHFPRILSAIGIIAAVALIFDFFFRFIAGYNPSLCLRIVTPPTTFFLFIFSPITFFLLKLQKLLFHPEQSKPHGFSRARVKDKILELAHESELSIHLDPFDRRTISAVASMRDRIVREIMVPRIDMFSLSVNQTVHEAAQKFISEGYSRIPVYKETVDDIIGVLLYKDVIEYYFRSIEKNDQSPLETPLEKLVKPILYSPETKKISQLLQEFRNNQIHLAIVVDEYGGTEGIVTIEDILEELVGEIADEHDVIEEELLYSPHPNGGFIVDGKMTILDIEKELKIAIPKGPEYDTIGGYVFHRAGTIPTKGWKIHNDNFNLEVLASSERVIDQVLITPSSS, from the coding sequence ATGAGCCCCGAATCTCTTTTTTTTCCTTTGATTTTCATTCTAGGAGCCAGCTCAATTACAATGCTCACAAAGGCGTTGCAAACCCTAGGCCGCATTCAGAGCAAGAAAGAATTCAAAAAAAAGCCCCACTATTTTTTTGCCTATAATTTCATCAAACGGATATTTTCGCATGATCCTTGGGATAACCTCTTCTACCTTCTTAGTTTTACCAAGCACCTTCTCCGCCTCCTCTACTCCACAACTTTTCTGCTTTACCTTATTACTATTTTTTTCGGTGACGTGTCGCCCCACTTTCCCCGTATTCTGTCAGCGATTGGAATCATTGCTGCTGTAGCGCTTATTTTTGACTTTTTCTTCCGATTTATTGCTGGATATAACCCTTCTCTTTGTCTCAGGATTGTGACTCCTCCCACCACTTTTTTTCTCTTCATTTTCTCCCCGATTACCTTTTTTCTCTTAAAGCTTCAAAAGCTCCTCTTTCATCCGGAGCAATCCAAACCCCATGGATTTTCAAGAGCGCGAGTAAAGGACAAGATTTTAGAACTGGCTCATGAATCGGAGCTCTCGATTCACCTTGATCCTTTTGACAGACGCACTATTAGTGCAGTTGCTTCAATGCGAGACCGAATTGTCCGCGAAATTATGGTTCCTCGCATTGATATGTTTTCCCTCTCAGTGAACCAAACAGTTCACGAAGCAGCTCAAAAATTTATTTCCGAGGGCTATTCTAGGATTCCTGTTTATAAAGAGACTGTCGATGACATCATTGGAGTTCTTCTCTATAAAGATGTCATTGAATATTATTTTCGTAGTATCGAAAAAAATGACCAATCGCCCCTTGAAACACCTTTAGAAAAACTAGTAAAACCTATCCTATATTCCCCAGAAACAAAAAAAATCTCTCAGCTTCTTCAGGAATTCAGAAATAATCAGATTCACCTAGCCATTGTTGTTGATGAATATGGTGGAACTGAAGGAATTGTCACAATCGAAGATATCCTTGAAGAGCTTGTCGGAGAGATTGCCGATGAGCACGATGTCATTGAAGAAGAACTACTCTACTCACCCCACCCTAATGGTGGTTTCATTGTTGATGGAAAAATGACCATTCTCGATATAGAAAAAGAGTTAAAGATTGCCATTCCAAAAGGCCCAGAATACGATACCATTGGAGGATATGTCTTTCACCGTGCTGGAACAATCCCTACAAAAGGATGGAAAATTCACAACGATAACTTCAATCTTGAGGTGCTGGCATCCAGTGAGAGGGTCATCGATCAAGTCCTCATCACTCCAAGCTCTTCCTAG
- a CDS encoding ankyrin repeat domain-containing protein — MNKYLFFFLVFFSFALFATPENDFLRANLNGDYDKVVELYEKEGLRLTYARDKDGNTPLHIACCSKKGGSKAKVVAFLIDKGVNVNAQNKYDSTPLFIAVSNGNYEATKLLLSAKGIRVNQTYQQSFTPLHVAVISQTPPLIELLLSHPDINPNFGTTDGATPLHYAAMQGLVEEAKILIDHLSTDVNAPQHDAIYSGATPLHFAAMQAQTEIVSYLLSNPKIQVNAAINQGSQTGFTPLHYAVLNPDTVNVLEVVNLLLDHGANPNIKCEGGKTPSELTAVSIIQKALANHKKKRK; from the coding sequence ATGAATAAATATCTGTTTTTTTTTCTTGTATTTTTCAGTTTTGCTCTTTTTGCAACCCCAGAAAACGATTTTTTGCGAGCTAACTTAAATGGAGATTACGATAAAGTCGTAGAGCTATATGAAAAAGAGGGGCTCCGGTTAACATATGCACGTGACAAGGATGGCAATACTCCCTTGCACATAGCGTGTTGCTCAAAAAAAGGGGGAAGCAAGGCAAAAGTTGTCGCATTTTTGATCGACAAAGGGGTCAATGTCAATGCACAGAATAAATATGATTCGACACCTCTTTTCATCGCGGTTTCCAATGGAAATTATGAAGCTACAAAGCTTCTACTATCGGCCAAGGGAATCCGGGTGAACCAAACCTATCAGCAAAGTTTTACTCCTCTTCACGTTGCAGTAATATCTCAAACTCCACCATTAATTGAACTTCTCTTATCTCACCCTGATATAAATCCCAACTTTGGGACTACGGATGGTGCTACCCCTCTCCACTATGCTGCTATGCAAGGACTTGTTGAAGAGGCCAAAATTTTAATCGATCACCTCAGCACAGACGTCAATGCTCCCCAACATGATGCGATCTACTCAGGAGCCACCCCCCTGCATTTCGCCGCTATGCAGGCACAAACTGAAATTGTCTCTTATCTCCTCTCTAATCCAAAAATCCAAGTAAACGCTGCGATTAACCAAGGATCTCAGACCGGTTTTACCCCCCTTCATTATGCCGTTTTAAATCCTGACACCGTCAATGTGTTAGAGGTTGTAAATCTCCTCCTTGATCATGGAGCCAACCCTAATATAAAGTGTGAAGGAGGAAAAACCCCTTCCGAGCTTACTGCAGTGTCAATCATCCAAAAAGCTCTCGCGAACCATAAAAAGAAGAGAAAATGA
- the ybeY gene encoding rRNA maturation RNase YbeY has protein sequence MNVLFANRQRALSISPRRVERLVQAFLQWKQVSCDEVSIHFVEKEEICRLHDDFFDDPTPTDCISFPIDHPKDSQEDYSVLGEVFVCPEVGIEYASSKKKDPYTEISLYVIHGLLHLLGFDDQEEKERMIMQGEENSAMEYLKENKVLLHE, from the coding sequence GTGAACGTTCTGTTCGCCAACCGACAACGTGCTCTTTCCATTTCTCCGAGAAGGGTAGAGCGCCTTGTTCAAGCATTCCTTCAATGGAAGCAAGTTTCTTGTGATGAAGTGAGTATCCATTTCGTTGAAAAAGAAGAGATCTGTCGCCTACACGACGATTTTTTTGACGATCCAACTCCAACCGATTGTATTTCGTTTCCCATTGATCATCCTAAAGATTCACAAGAAGACTACTCGGTATTAGGAGAGGTTTTTGTTTGCCCTGAGGTGGGAATTGAATATGCAAGCAGCAAAAAAAAAGACCCTTATACTGAAATTTCCCTCTATGTTATACACGGCCTCCTTCATTTACTAGGATTTGATGACCAAGAGGAAAAAGAAAGAATGATTATGCAGGGTGAAGAAAATTCTGCAATGGAGTATCTTAAAGAAAATAAGGTGTTACTTCATGAATAA
- a CDS encoding small basic protein, with protein MSRHPSYGKSSKSDKQRNVLKRFERIDVLKKLGRWKEGEDKKVTGLPKTPTMQ; from the coding sequence ATGTCCCGCCACCCAAGTTACGGAAAATCAAGCAAATCTGACAAGCAACGGAATGTTTTAAAACGCTTTGAGCGTATTGACGTCCTTAAAAAATTAGGACGATGGAAGGAAGGAGAGGATAAAAAAGTCACCGGTCTTCCTAAAACTCCAACTATGCAGTGA
- a CDS encoding DNA polymerase III subunit chi produces the protein MSRDVRVTLFQVHDDTQKRQKIVQIAEEYFEKKEPLLIRLPHLRALEYVDLLLWRSPQDSFLPHVIKDQPCNDYLVLTSTKENPNGARSILNLCPEPVDNEKLSFIKIYELEDLSSTQRHHAAQESYKAYKGAGFTIITI, from the coding sequence ATGAGTCGTGATGTAAGGGTCACCCTCTTCCAGGTACACGATGACACTCAGAAGCGACAAAAGATTGTTCAGATAGCGGAAGAATATTTTGAAAAAAAAGAGCCTCTTCTGATCCGGCTTCCCCATTTAAGAGCACTCGAGTATGTTGACCTCCTTCTTTGGCGCTCCCCACAAGATAGCTTTTTGCCCCACGTTATCAAGGATCAGCCCTGCAATGACTATTTGGTACTTACCTCAACAAAGGAAAATCCTAATGGAGCGCGGAGTATTTTAAACCTCTGCCCAGAGCCCGTGGACAATGAAAAACTTTCCTTTATCAAAATTTACGAACTGGAAGATCTCTCTTCAACACAGCGACATCATGCGGCTCAAGAAAGTTATAAGGCCTACAAAGGGGCTGGGTTTACCATTATCACGATTTAA
- a CDS encoding DUF502 domain-containing protein produces the protein MKKTFLAGLATLLPIAVTIFLVVFVVDLLTAPFAGTVEGIITKHGTTELAEKHKYLLIIISRIVVLIIFFFVILILGFFGRKLAFSCFINFAHRVFYKIPIIKTIYRISREISASVFSNDKKKLFKGTVAVPFPHEKCRALGLLSGEPPHQIQEKQKGLQSVFIPTAPHPVSGFLVMYNQNEIQNTSIETEDLFKFLLSCGLYHPGEEKK, from the coding sequence ATGAAAAAAACTTTTTTAGCAGGCCTCGCTACGCTTCTCCCGATTGCGGTCACTATCTTTCTCGTTGTTTTTGTCGTTGATCTTTTAACAGCCCCCTTTGCAGGGACTGTGGAAGGTATCATTACGAAGCACGGAACAACCGAACTTGCCGAAAAGCATAAGTACCTCCTTATTATTATTAGTCGAATCGTTGTTCTTATCATATTTTTCTTTGTTATTTTAATATTGGGTTTCTTCGGCCGAAAGCTCGCTTTCTCCTGTTTCATCAACTTCGCGCACAGAGTCTTCTATAAAATCCCAATCATCAAAACCATCTACCGTATCTCTAGAGAGATTAGTGCTAGCGTCTTTTCCAATGACAAAAAAAAGCTATTTAAAGGAACTGTAGCCGTCCCCTTCCCTCACGAAAAATGTCGAGCCTTGGGCCTACTTTCAGGAGAACCGCCCCATCAGATTCAAGAAAAGCAAAAAGGCCTCCAGTCTGTTTTTATTCCTACTGCTCCCCACCCAGTCTCCGGATTTCTTGTCATGTACAACCAAAATGAAATTCAAAATACAAGTATTGAGACTGAAGATCTCTTCAAGTTTCTCCTTTCCTGCGGTCTTTACCACCCTGGAGAAGAAAAAAAATGA
- a CDS encoding DUF502 domain-containing protein codes for MKKYFITGLVILLPLAVTIAIVVFIVNFLTKPFIGIVSGFLKDFNLINKGFLFLTPDQVVLYGSKLLILTCLFVFTLFLGMIARWFFFKALLTVSDKILHRIPLINKVYKTTQEIIKTIFVTDKSSFKQVVMVPFPKGGSYVMGLISREAPETCSEKADSELFSVLVPTTPNPTTGFLLMYKKEEIVFLDLKPEQAIKYIVSCGVITPEHPASLSNPE; via the coding sequence ATGAAAAAATATTTTATCACTGGGCTTGTTATTTTACTGCCCCTTGCCGTCACGATCGCAATTGTTGTGTTTATCGTGAACTTTCTAACCAAGCCCTTTATTGGAATTGTTTCAGGCTTCCTCAAGGATTTCAATCTTATTAACAAAGGTTTTTTGTTTCTTACCCCCGATCAAGTTGTCCTTTATGGAAGCAAACTCCTGATCTTGACTTGCCTTTTTGTCTTTACCCTCTTTCTTGGGATGATTGCACGGTGGTTCTTTTTCAAAGCCCTACTGACGGTAAGTGATAAAATCCTCCATCGCATTCCATTGATTAATAAGGTGTATAAGACCACCCAGGAAATTATCAAGACCATCTTCGTCACTGACAAAAGCTCTTTCAAACAAGTTGTTATGGTTCCCTTTCCTAAGGGAGGATCCTATGTAATGGGACTTATCTCAAGAGAGGCTCCAGAAACATGCTCTGAAAAAGCAGATTCTGAGCTCTTTTCTGTGCTTGTTCCCACTACACCAAACCCTACCACAGGATTTCTTTTGATGTATAAAAAAGAAGAGATCGTCTTTCTCGATCTAAAACCCGAGCAAGCGATTAAATACATCGTTTCCTGTGGCGTGATTACTCCCGAACACCCCGCAAGCCTCTCAAATCCCGAATGA
- a CDS encoding ribonuclease R family protein — MEKLNKKFCGSKGVLTQGTIHVHHKGFAFVSPDDCDKFPEDIFIPKHLKGNAVDGDRVEIVISPDRKPDKGPEGLVSSIIERSKEELVGVVWIIKSKGDYLLYIQSLGQSKTALVKKSNKTQYNIGDRLLVKVIDWGDEKEPAICSVIDKLGTIEQAHTDIPAAIKDFGIRQEFPKRVSSQVSALSSNVEKKDLEGRTDLTHLETFTIDPDTARDFDDALSLSEDKNGHFHLAVHIADVSHYVKEDSPLDIEAKMRSNSTYFPGACVPMLPEELSNHLCSLKEKVIRLTITVLMELDSMGTVLGYTIVRGFINSQKRFTYKGAKEILDGSAKSPHYDALKRMEKLCLLLKEKRFKRGSVDLALPDVVIKIDKEGNPTGYEIVEYDITHQLVEEFMLKANEIVAEEFMKRGKQAIFRIHEPPGDDNLADFFALARSLGFPLPNKVEIEDIQKLFELAKSSPHAEQLSIAYIRSMKLAVYSKENVGHYGLSLENYCHFTSPIRRYSDLIVHRRLFEKNEKDLSLIAKDCSEKERVSFKAEMSVLTMKKLRLLRSYQAEDPSRIYTATVSKIKQFGISFEVPPIQYEGFIHISDLKDDYYEYNSNTGSLTGQSGGKCYKVGEPIEVLLEEIDLIVMETKWALNCIPKKSKKRFPRQKKKFSKKRKKR; from the coding sequence ATGGAAAAGTTAAATAAAAAATTTTGTGGATCAAAAGGAGTTCTGACTCAAGGCACGATTCACGTCCATCACAAAGGCTTTGCTTTTGTCTCTCCAGACGATTGTGATAAGTTTCCTGAAGATATCTTTATCCCCAAGCACCTGAAGGGAAATGCCGTCGATGGCGACCGGGTTGAAATCGTGATTTCTCCTGATAGAAAGCCAGATAAAGGACCCGAGGGATTAGTCTCTTCAATTATTGAAAGGTCAAAAGAAGAACTCGTTGGAGTTGTCTGGATCATTAAATCAAAAGGAGATTATCTTCTTTATATCCAATCTCTAGGCCAGTCAAAAACAGCTCTTGTCAAAAAGAGTAACAAAACTCAGTACAATATTGGGGACCGCCTTCTTGTAAAAGTTATCGATTGGGGGGATGAAAAAGAGCCCGCAATCTGCAGTGTAATCGACAAGCTAGGAACGATTGAACAGGCTCATACCGATATCCCCGCGGCAATCAAAGACTTTGGGATACGCCAAGAGTTTCCGAAGAGAGTCTCCAGTCAGGTAAGCGCTCTATCAAGCAACGTAGAGAAAAAGGATCTAGAGGGTAGAACCGACCTGACTCACCTTGAAACCTTTACAATCGACCCCGATACCGCTCGAGATTTCGATGATGCCCTATCCCTTAGCGAAGATAAAAATGGGCATTTCCATCTCGCGGTACACATCGCTGATGTCTCTCACTATGTTAAAGAGGACTCTCCTCTTGATATTGAGGCAAAAATGCGTTCTAACTCCACTTACTTTCCAGGCGCGTGTGTTCCTATGCTTCCTGAAGAACTATCGAACCACCTTTGTAGTTTAAAAGAAAAGGTTATCCGCCTTACAATCACCGTTCTTATGGAACTTGATTCTATGGGAACTGTTCTTGGGTACACAATTGTCCGTGGATTTATCAACAGCCAAAAACGATTTACCTACAAAGGGGCAAAAGAAATCCTTGATGGAAGCGCAAAAAGCCCCCACTATGACGCCCTTAAGAGAATGGAAAAGCTTTGCCTTCTTCTAAAGGAGAAACGATTTAAGAGAGGGTCTGTCGACCTGGCGCTTCCCGATGTCGTTATTAAAATCGACAAAGAAGGGAATCCCACCGGCTATGAGATTGTCGAGTATGATATTACCCATCAACTTGTGGAAGAGTTCATGCTGAAAGCCAATGAAATCGTTGCAGAAGAATTCATGAAACGAGGAAAGCAAGCGATCTTTCGAATCCATGAACCTCCAGGTGATGACAACCTTGCCGATTTCTTTGCATTAGCACGGAGCTTAGGTTTTCCCCTTCCAAATAAAGTTGAGATTGAAGATATCCAAAAGCTCTTCGAACTGGCTAAAAGTAGCCCTCATGCCGAACAACTCTCAATCGCCTATATCCGTAGCATGAAACTCGCCGTTTATTCAAAAGAAAATGTTGGGCATTACGGCCTGTCTCTCGAAAACTACTGTCATTTTACTAGTCCTATCCGCCGCTACAGCGATCTAATCGTCCACCGGCGCCTCTTTGAAAAAAATGAAAAAGATCTCTCCCTCATTGCCAAAGATTGTTCTGAGAAAGAGAGAGTCTCTTTTAAGGCAGAAATGAGCGTTCTTACAATGAAAAAACTTCGCCTTCTCCGCTCCTATCAAGCAGAGGATCCCAGCAGAATTTACACTGCGACGGTCAGCAAAATAAAACAGTTTGGAATTTCCTTTGAAGTCCCCCCCATCCAATATGAAGGGTTTATCCACATCTCTGACCTAAAGGATGATTATTACGAATATAACAGCAATACAGGAAGCTTAACCGGTCAAAGTGGCGGAAAGTGTTATAAAGTTGGCGAGCCGATCGAAGTCCTTCTAGAAGAGATTGATTTAATCGTTATGGAGACTAAGTGGGCCCTAAACTGTATCCCAAAGAAATCCAAGAAGCGCTTTCCTAGGCAAAAAAAGAAGTTTTCCAAAAAACGGAAGAAGCGCTAA
- a CDS encoding DUF6969 family protein: MKRLRTTLTINLIGLTVLFVCLFGYQGITSGGTSFPHQNVVIDTSILKNELNEYSRKDLEKMLHAGEEILEWNEMLSKTESHVVDQVLKRQGVLWELDHCPMQDTFDRETYSQYYYHAHRKGEHGHFHLFLRQGGMEKDTFPIFYDARNDTLNDIDTYAHLIAISMDDEGYPLALFTTNRWVTGEDWYTSRDVKKMVDRFRVNHAHPSYVVNRWLNAMLILFRPQIDRLIEERETALERYANGIPIKKVLEDHELDITSEMPISLKKQIEVIRTQGLFIKKTLQRCR; the protein is encoded by the coding sequence ATGAAAAGACTTCGCACGACCCTCACCATCAATTTAATCGGATTAACCGTTCTCTTTGTTTGTCTTTTTGGATATCAAGGAATTACGTCTGGAGGAACCTCTTTTCCTCATCAAAATGTTGTCATTGATACTTCAATATTAAAAAACGAGTTAAACGAATATTCAAGAAAAGATCTAGAAAAAATGCTTCATGCTGGCGAAGAAATTCTCGAGTGGAATGAGATGCTTTCTAAAACGGAGTCTCATGTTGTTGATCAAGTATTAAAGAGGCAGGGGGTGCTTTGGGAGTTAGATCATTGCCCAATGCAGGATACGTTTGATCGGGAGACCTATTCTCAGTATTATTACCATGCTCACCGCAAGGGGGAGCATGGTCACTTTCACCTTTTCCTTCGGCAGGGCGGGATGGAAAAAGACACCTTCCCCATATTCTATGATGCAAGAAACGATACATTAAATGATATCGATACTTATGCTCATCTTATTGCGATTTCAATGGATGATGAAGGGTATCCTTTAGCTCTTTTTACCACCAATCGGTGGGTTACTGGAGAGGACTGGTATACTTCAAGAGATGTAAAAAAGATGGTTGACCGTTTTCGGGTGAATCACGCTCATCCCTCTTATGTTGTGAATCGGTGGCTGAATGCTATGTTGATTCTCTTTCGCCCCCAAATTGATCGCCTAATTGAAGAAAGAGAGACGGCTCTTGAGAGATATGCAAATGGCATTCCTATTAAAAAAGTCCTTGAGGATCATGAGCTTGATATAACTTCAGAGATGCCAATTTCGCTTAAAAAGCAAATTGAAGTCATTCGCACGCAGGGACTTTTCATAAAAAAGACTTTACAGAGATGTCGTTGA